The Drosophila bipectinata strain 14024-0381.07 chromosome 2L, DbipHiC1v2, whole genome shotgun sequence genome has a segment encoding these proteins:
- the LOC108132272 gene encoding selenoprotein BthD: MPDKSPLDPNQPVLYIEHCRYRQNYRRMALNLHSTLAEALRAIHPAVKLQLRINDKGMPQIGSFEVSIASNPTDDAKSRQRVWTGLRRMPSASKIPHVDDIFTPVCHALRLSDPQTESHRRVLTNLRHSEGSRTRRQLQ, encoded by the coding sequence ATGCCCGACAAGAGCCCTCTGGATCCTAACCAGCCGGTGCTGTATATCGAGCATTGCCGGTACCGCCAGAACTACAGGCGCATGGCCCTGAATCTCCACTCTACATTGGCGGAAGCCCTGAGGGCCATCCACCCGGCGGTGAAGCTCCAGCTGAGGATCAACGACAAGGGGATGCCACAGATCGGATCCTTCGAGGTTTCCATCGCCTCTAACCCCACTGACGATGCCAAGTCCAGGCAGAGGGTCTGGACGGGCTTGAGGAGGATGCCCAGTGCTTCCAAGATTCCCCACGTCGACGATATCTTCACCCCCGTTTGCCATGCTCTTAGGCTGTCGGATCCCCAAACGGAGTCACATCGGCGAGTGCTGACCAACCTACGGCACAGCGAAGGCAGCCGGACGAGGAGACAACTCCAATAA